The genomic segment CTCTAGTCTACGGTATAATCATGACAAAAGATGTCGTAATTCGAGAGGGGATTTTGTATGAAAGGTCGTCATTTGAAACTGATGCGTCTGCTCAATCGGCAAGAGCTGTTGACGGCGCGGGAACTCGCGGAAGCCTGCGGCGTCTCGTTACGGACGATTCAACGGGATGTACTGGAGCTTGAAGCAAACGGCTATCCGATTTACAGCGAACGTGGACCGGCCGGCGGCTACCGGGTCTTACCAAATCGTCTGTTGCCCCCACTTGCCTTACGGGAACAGGAAGCGATCACTTTATTTTTAATGCTCGACTGGGTCGGTCAAATTCCCGATCTGCCGTTTGGTCCGTTACGGGGGGATCTTGCTGAATGGTATCTCCATGAACTGCCGCCGGATCTTGAAGCAAAGATGGACCGCCTGAAGGGACGGGTCCGTTTTGCCCGACCTGATACCCCACCATCCCCGTTGACGCGAGATGTGTTGCGATTGTTGGAAGCGGAAGTCAAAGGGGAAATCACTTACCGGACGACAAACGGACGACGGGCGATTTTGATTGATCCGATCGGTTTAACGTTTGACCGCAATCGCTGGTATCTGCTCGCCGAGACAGAACGGGGACTGCGGCAGTACCGGGTCGATCGAATCGATCAGGTCGTACAGACGACCATCCCGTCCGGATTGATGACGTTCGAGGAGGCAGAACGTCAGGGGAAGTCAGGTGAGCAGGTGACGGTCCGACTGGAAGTTTCGTCACTCGGGGAACGGTTGCTTGAAGGGATTTTACCGCTGAACGCACAACGGACGTGGTCCGTTCCGGTGGCGGAGTTACCGTTTCTCGGACGCCAGTTGTTTGGACTGGGCGAAAACGTTCAGGTCCTTGAACCGTCATCACTAAAGGAAGATATCCTGAAGCAGGCAAGAGCGTTGCTCGCGTCCTATGATGTCTGAAAAAGGGGTGATTCTCCTATGCCAGTAAGAAATTATGGTACGATAAAACTAGAGAAAAGTGAAAGAATGGAAGTGATTTTCTATGGAAACGTTATCATTGATTTTATTGTTACTGGCCTTAATTTTGTTGACGAACGTCATCGGACATTACATCCGTTTTATTCCGACGGCCCTGATTCAAATCATCGTCGGGACGCTCGTTGCCTTATCAATTAAGGAGCTATCGATTGAAGTCGAATCGGAATGGTTTTTACTGTTGTTCATCGCTCCTTTACTGTACAACGACAGCTCGCATTTTCCGCGGGAACAACTGTGGAAGATGCGCGGGGCGATCCTCGGCAACGCCATCGTGCTCGTCTTATTGACGACCGTGATCGGCGGATACTTCATCCACTGGATGTTGCCGGTCATTCCGCTCGCTGCCGCCTTTGCGTTAGCCG from the Exiguobacterium oxidotolerans JCM 12280 genome contains:
- a CDS encoding helix-turn-helix transcriptional regulator gives rise to the protein MKGRHLKLMRLLNRQELLTARELAEACGVSLRTIQRDVLELEANGYPIYSERGPAGGYRVLPNRLLPPLALREQEAITLFLMLDWVGQIPDLPFGPLRGDLAEWYLHELPPDLEAKMDRLKGRVRFARPDTPPSPLTRDVLRLLEAEVKGEITYRTTNGRRAILIDPIGLTFDRNRWYLLAETERGLRQYRVDRIDQVVQTTIPSGLMTFEEAERQGKSGEQVTVRLEVSSLGERLLEGILPLNAQRTWSVPVAELPFLGRQLFGLGENVQVLEPSSLKEDILKQARALLASYDV